In one window of Neisseria subflava DNA:
- a CDS encoding recombination-associated protein RdgC yields the protein MWFKQISFYPLNKDKLPELEVLSDKLAQSEFAHCQGLDWFSEGFATPVSFSPELVFPADYTWRVALKKEEKVLPAGVIRDILDEKVLEIQNNEARNVGRKEKQELKEQITDDLLPRAFTRSSRTQAIFDTRHGYLLVNNAASAKAENILTKLREALGGLEATLPNTKQSPSSLMTSWLLQGHCEGGFELDCDCELKGVGDVVPVVKVSKQDLTADEVVQHVKNGKTVTQLGLVWREQIAFILTQDFTLKRIQYLDVLQEEAESNGDDAASLAFASQILMTEAISTMLEELVSYLGGWQE from the coding sequence ATGTGGTTTAAGCAAATCAGTTTTTATCCGCTCAACAAAGACAAGTTGCCCGAATTGGAAGTCCTTTCTGACAAATTGGCGCAATCCGAATTTGCCCATTGTCAGGGTTTGGACTGGTTTAGCGAAGGCTTTGCCACGCCTGTTTCCTTTTCGCCCGAGCTGGTTTTCCCTGCCGATTACACTTGGCGCGTTGCTCTGAAAAAAGAAGAAAAAGTCCTGCCTGCCGGCGTCATCCGCGATATTTTGGATGAAAAGGTTTTGGAAATCCAAAACAACGAAGCGCGCAATGTCGGCCGTAAGGAAAAACAAGAGCTGAAAGAACAGATTACTGACGACCTGCTGCCCCGTGCCTTTACGCGTAGCAGCCGCACACAGGCGATTTTTGACACGCGTCATGGTTATCTTTTGGTCAACAATGCCGCATCTGCAAAAGCGGAAAATATCCTGACCAAACTGCGCGAAGCCTTGGGCGGTTTGGAAGCAACCCTGCCCAATACCAAACAATCGCCCTCTTCCCTGATGACCAGCTGGCTGCTGCAAGGTCACTGCGAAGGCGGTTTTGAATTGGACTGCGATTGCGAACTCAAAGGCGTGGGTGATGTTGTTCCGGTCGTCAAAGTTTCCAAACAAGACCTAACTGCCGATGAAGTGGTACAACACGTCAAAAACGGCAAAACCGTTACCCAACTGGGCTTGGTATGGCGCGAACAAATTGCGTTCATCCTCACCCAAGACTTTACCCTCAAACGTATCCAGTATCTGGACGTATTGCAAGAAGAAGCCGAAAGCAACGGCGACGATGCCGCCAGCCTTGCCTTTGCCTCGCAAATCCTGATGACCGAAGCCATCAGCACCATGTTGGAAGAACTGGTTTCTTATTTGGGCGGCTGGCAAGAGTAA
- the ppsA gene encoding phosphoenolpyruvate synthase produces the protein MAENYVIWFENLRMTDVERVGGKNASLGEMISQLTEKGVRVPGGFATTAEAYRAFLAHNGLSERISEALKQLDVEDVAELARVGKEIRQWILDTPFPEQLDAEIETAWNKMVADAGGADISVAVRSSATAEDLPDASFAGQQETFLNINGLDNVKEAMRHVFASLYNDRAISYRVHKGFEHDIVALSAGVQRMVRSDSGASGVMFTIDTESGYDQVVFVTSSYGLGENVVQGAVNPDEFYVFKPTLKAGKPAILRKTMGSKQIKMIFTDKAEAGKSVTNVDVPAEDRQRFSITDAEVTELAHYALTIEKHYGRPMDIEWGRDGLDGKLYILQARPETVKSQEDSSRNLRRFSINGEKVVLCEGRAIGQKVGQGKVRLVKDASEMDSVEAGDVLVTDMTDPDWEPVMKRASAIVTNRGGRTCHAAIIARELGIPAVVGCGDATDLLSEGQEVTVSCAEGDTGFIYSSLLDVQITDVALDNMPKAPVKVMMNVGNPELAFSFANLPSEGIGLARMEFIINRQIGIHPKALLEFDKQDDELKAEITHRIAGYASPVDFYVDKIAEGVATLAASVYPRKTIVRMSDFKSNEYANLVGGSIYEPHEENPMLGFRGAARYVADNFKDCFALECKALKRVRDEMGLTNVEIMIPFVRTLGEAEAVVKALKENGLERGKNGLRLIMMCELPSNAVLAEQFLQYFDGFSIGSNDMTQLTLGLDRDSGLVSDSFDERNPAVKVMLHLAISACRKQNKYVGICGQGPSDHPDFAKWLVEEGIESVSLNPDTVIETWLYLANELNK, from the coding sequence ATGGCCGAAAACTACGTTATTTGGTTTGAAAACCTGCGTATGACTGACGTTGAGCGAGTGGGCGGTAAAAATGCCTCTTTGGGCGAAATGATCAGCCAACTGACTGAAAAAGGCGTGCGCGTTCCCGGCGGTTTTGCAACCACAGCCGAAGCTTATCGTGCTTTCCTGGCTCACAATGGTCTGAGCGAGCGTATTTCCGAAGCCCTGAAACAACTGGATGTTGAAGACGTTGCCGAATTGGCACGCGTGGGTAAAGAAATCCGCCAATGGATTTTGGATACTCCGTTCCCTGAGCAGCTGGATGCTGAAATCGAAACAGCTTGGAACAAAATGGTTGCCGATGCCGGCGGTGCGGACATCTCCGTTGCCGTACGTTCTTCCGCAACAGCAGAAGACTTGCCGGACGCTTCTTTCGCCGGCCAACAAGAAACCTTCCTGAACATCAACGGCTTGGATAACGTTAAAGAAGCAATGCGCCATGTATTCGCTTCCCTGTACAACGACCGTGCCATTTCTTACCGTGTCCACAAAGGCTTCGAACACGACATCGTTGCCCTTTCTGCCGGCGTACAACGCATGGTGCGTTCTGACAGCGGTGCTTCCGGTGTGATGTTTACCATCGATACCGAATCCGGTTACGACCAAGTCGTTTTCGTTACCTCTTCTTACGGTTTGGGCGAAAACGTCGTACAAGGCGCGGTAAACCCTGACGAATTCTATGTATTCAAACCTACTTTGAAAGCAGGCAAACCGGCTATCCTGCGCAAAACCATGGGTTCGAAACAAATCAAAATGATCTTTACCGACAAAGCCGAAGCCGGTAAATCTGTAACCAACGTTGATGTACCTGCAGAAGACCGTCAACGCTTCTCCATTACCGACGCCGAAGTAACCGAGTTGGCTCATTACGCGCTGACCATCGAAAAACACTACGGCCGCCCAATGGACATCGAATGGGGCCGCGACGGCTTGGATGGCAAACTCTACATCCTGCAAGCACGCCCTGAAACCGTGAAATCTCAAGAAGACAGCAGCCGCAACCTGCGCCGCTTCTCTATCAACGGCGAAAAAGTTGTCTTGTGCGAAGGTCGTGCCATCGGTCAAAAAGTTGGTCAAGGTAAAGTTCGCTTGGTGAAAGATGCTTCCGAGATGGATTCCGTTGAAGCAGGAGACGTACTCGTTACCGACATGACCGACCCGGATTGGGAACCGGTAATGAAACGTGCTTCTGCCATCGTGACCAACCGTGGCGGCCGTACCTGCCACGCAGCGATTATCGCGCGTGAATTGGGTATTCCGGCTGTTGTAGGTTGTGGTGACGCTACCGATCTGCTGTCTGAAGGCCAAGAAGTGACCGTATCTTGTGCCGAAGGCGATACCGGCTTCATCTACTCCAGCTTGCTGGACGTACAAATTACCGATGTTGCTTTGGACAACATGCCTAAAGCGCCTGTAAAAGTGATGATGAACGTTGGTAACCCTGAATTGGCATTCAGCTTCGCCAACCTGCCTAGCGAAGGTATCGGCTTGGCGCGTATGGAATTCATCATCAACCGTCAAATCGGTATCCACCCTAAAGCCTTGTTGGAATTTGACAAACAAGACGACGAGTTGAAAGCGGAAATTACCCACCGCATCGCTGGCTACGCTTCTCCTGTCGACTTCTATGTCGATAAAATTGCGGAAGGTGTGGCAACTTTGGCTGCTTCGGTTTATCCACGCAAAACCATCGTTCGTATGTCTGACTTCAAATCCAACGAGTACGCTAACTTGGTGGGTGGTAGCATCTACGAACCGCACGAAGAAAACCCAATGTTGGGCTTCCGTGGTGCAGCGCGTTATGTAGCCGATAACTTCAAAGACTGCTTCGCACTCGAGTGCAAAGCCTTGAAACGTGTTCGCGATGAAATGGGTTTGACCAACGTCGAAATCATGATTCCATTCGTCCGTACTTTGGGTGAAGCAGAAGCTGTTGTTAAAGCCCTGAAAGAAAACGGTTTGGAACGCGGCAAAAACGGCCTGCGCCTGATCATGATGTGCGAGTTGCCAAGCAACGCTGTATTGGCAGAACAATTCCTGCAATACTTCGACGGCTTCTCCATCGGTTCTAACGACATGACCCAGCTGACCCTCGGCCTCGACCGTGACAGCGGTTTGGTATCTGACTCCTTCGACGAGCGCAACCCTGCCGTTAAAGTGATGTTGCACTTGGCAATCTCTGCTTGCCGCAAACAAAACAAATACGTCGGCATTTGCGGTCAAGGCCCATCAGACCATCCGGACTTTGCCAAATGGCTGGTTGAAGAAGGTATCGAAAGCGTATCGCTCAACCCTGATACCGTCATTGAAACCTGGCTGTATCTGGCTAACGAATTGAATAAATAA
- the serS gene encoding serine--tRNA ligase produces MLDIQLLRSNTAAVAERLAARGYEFDTARFNALEEQRKAVQVKTEELQASRNSISKQIGALKGQGKHEEAQAAMDQVAQIKADLEQAAADLDAVQKELDAWLLSIPNLPHESVPVGKDETENVEVRKVGTPREFDFEIKDHVDLGEPLGLDFEGGAKLSGARFTVMKGQIARLHRALAQFMLDTHTLKHGYTEHYTPYIVDDTTLQGTGQLPKFAEDLFHVTRGGDESKKTQYLIPTAEVTLTNTVADSIVAGSDLPLKLTAHSPCFRSEAGAYGKDVRGLIRQHQFDKVEMVQIVHPEKSYEALEEMVGHAENILKALELPYRVITLCTGDMGFGATKTYDLEVWVPAQNTYREISSCSNCEDFQARRMKARFKDENGKNRLVHTLNGSGLAVGRTLVAVLENHQNADGSINVPAALQPYMGGVTKLEIK; encoded by the coding sequence ATGTTAGACATCCAATTGCTCCGCAGCAATACCGCCGCAGTTGCCGAACGTTTGGCCGCCCGCGGTTACGAGTTTGATACCGCGCGTTTTAACGCTTTGGAAGAACAACGCAAAGCCGTTCAAGTGAAAACAGAAGAGTTGCAGGCTTCTCGCAACAGTATTTCCAAGCAGATCGGTGCGTTGAAAGGCCAAGGCAAACACGAAGAGGCTCAAGCTGCGATGGATCAGGTTGCTCAAATCAAGGCGGATTTGGAGCAGGCCGCTGCTGATTTGGATGCCGTTCAGAAGGAATTGGACGCATGGTTGTTGAGTATTCCCAACCTGCCTCACGAAAGCGTGCCCGTCGGTAAAGACGAAACCGAAAACGTCGAAGTCCGCAAAGTCGGCACGCCGCGCGAATTTGACTTTGAAATCAAAGACCATGTTGATTTGGGCGAGCCTTTGGGCTTGGATTTTGAAGGCGGCGCGAAACTTTCCGGCGCGCGCTTTACCGTGATGAAAGGCCAAATCGCCCGTCTGCACCGCGCACTGGCGCAATTCATGCTCGATACGCACACGCTGAAACACGGCTATACCGAGCATTACACGCCTTATATTGTGGATGACACTACCCTGCAAGGCACAGGCCAACTGCCTAAATTTGCAGAAGATTTGTTCCACGTTACCCGCGGCGGCGACGAGAGCAAGAAAACGCAATATCTGATTCCGACCGCTGAAGTAACGCTGACCAATACCGTTGCCGACAGCATCGTGGCCGGCAGCGATTTGCCGTTGAAATTGACTGCGCATTCCCCATGTTTCCGTTCCGAAGCGGGCGCATACGGTAAAGACGTGCGCGGTTTGATTCGCCAACACCAATTCGACAAAGTGGAAATGGTGCAAATCGTTCATCCGGAAAAATCATACGAAGCGCTGGAAGAAATGGTCGGACACGCTGAAAATATTTTGAAAGCGTTGGAACTGCCATACCGTGTGATTACTTTGTGTACCGGCGACATGGGTTTCGGCGCAACCAAGACCTACGACTTGGAAGTTTGGGTTCCTGCGCAAAATACTTACCGCGAAATTTCCAGCTGCTCCAACTGCGAAGATTTCCAAGCTCGTCGCATGAAAGCGCGTTTCAAAGATGAAAACGGTAAAAACCGTTTGGTGCATACTTTGAACGGCTCAGGCTTGGCTGTCGGCCGTACTTTGGTGGCGGTTTTGGAAAACCATCAAAACGCCGACGGCAGCATTAATGTTCCTGCTGCGTTGCAACCTTATATGGGCGGCGTGACCAAATTGGAAATAAAATAA
- a CDS encoding DnaJ C-terminal domain-containing protein, translating into MAEKNYYEILGVAKDADEAEIKKAYRKLVRKYHPDVSKEPDAAERTVEINRAYETLSDKEKRAEYDEMLANPYGRSTRGNPFGQGSNPFGNGFNGGGFRYERHEGEPFGAGDFNFEDLFSSFRQSHNRSEQPYGPIKGEDQHAELSIDIYAAYVGAERSMTLNVPTLDEHGRAVYQNKTLNVKIPKGIAEGQQIRLAGQGLPGYNGGENGDLYLKIKFHDQPDLYVKNRKDVYQTIDVKPWEAVLGGKIIVPTASGRLQVNLPANSQSGKSIRLKGKGIPAKEAGDLYLNIRINVPPVESEADRAAWEKLAEHFAAKQA; encoded by the coding sequence ATGGCAGAAAAAAACTATTATGAAATACTGGGCGTTGCCAAAGATGCGGATGAGGCCGAAATCAAAAAAGCCTACCGAAAACTGGTGCGCAAATACCACCCCGATGTCAGCAAAGAACCTGACGCAGCCGAACGTACGGTAGAAATCAACCGTGCCTACGAAACGCTTTCCGACAAAGAAAAGCGGGCTGAATACGATGAAATGTTGGCTAATCCTTACGGACGCAGCACCAGAGGCAATCCGTTTGGTCAAGGAAGCAATCCTTTTGGCAATGGATTCAATGGTGGTGGCTTCCGCTATGAACGTCATGAAGGCGAGCCGTTCGGAGCGGGAGACTTCAATTTTGAAGATCTGTTTTCATCATTCCGCCAATCCCACAATCGTTCCGAGCAACCCTACGGCCCAATAAAAGGCGAGGATCAACATGCTGAATTGAGTATTGATATTTACGCAGCGTATGTCGGTGCAGAACGTAGCATGACTTTGAATGTGCCGACTCTAGACGAACACGGACGTGCGGTTTATCAAAATAAAACCCTCAACGTCAAAATTCCCAAAGGTATTGCAGAAGGCCAACAAATCCGTTTGGCCGGTCAAGGTTTGCCGGGATACAACGGTGGGGAAAACGGTGACTTGTACTTAAAAATCAAGTTCCACGACCAACCTGATTTATATGTCAAAAACAGGAAAGACGTATATCAAACAATAGATGTCAAACCTTGGGAAGCCGTATTGGGCGGCAAAATCATCGTCCCTACCGCTTCAGGCCGCTTACAGGTCAATCTGCCTGCCAACAGCCAAAGCGGTAAAAGCATCCGCCTTAAAGGCAAAGGTATTCCTGCAAAAGAAGCCGGAGACCTTTATCTTAATATCCGCATTAATGTTCCGCCAGTAGAGAGCGAAGCCGACCGTGCCGCATGGGAAAAATTGGCCGAACACTTTGCCGCGAAACAAGCATAA
- a CDS encoding putative hemolysin — MIKSVILSLAAATALAACSASEKQESPIGMANPASEFCLKQGGKSKIKKAKDGGEYGVCHLPDGKVVEEWEYFRQHNK, encoded by the coding sequence ATGATCAAATCCGTTATCCTCAGTCTCGCTGCCGCAACTGCTTTAGCCGCCTGCTCCGCTTCTGAAAAACAAGAATCTCCTATCGGCATGGCCAATCCGGCTTCCGAATTCTGCCTCAAACAAGGCGGCAAATCCAAAATCAAAAAAGCTAAAGACGGTGGCGAATACGGCGTGTGCCACTTGCCTGACGGTAAAGTCGTTGAAGAATGGGAATATTTCCGTCAGCACAACAAATAA
- a CDS encoding peptidoglycan DD-metalloendopeptidase family protein: protein MNTNFISTFQTALKRLALISTIAVLAACAGNNTSSNRAVPDGYHKVRPGDTLTQIAKRYGQNVNTLVAWNNLPNASQIEVGQVLRVRRHVASRSTATQQRQTTAVTPINRLNLQWPTDNASSSIIQRYNGTTSKGIDIAGTQGQQIRSAAAGTVIYVGEEVRGYGKLILISHNDYTITAYAHNDTLLVQKDQKVQAGQVIATMGNSDSDSVKLHFEVRLNGKAVDPLPYLTRTN, encoded by the coding sequence ATGAATACAAACTTTATTTCCACCTTTCAGACAGCCTTGAAACGTCTGGCACTCATCAGCACCATTGCCGTCTTAGCAGCCTGCGCCGGCAACAATACCTCTTCCAACCGCGCCGTACCTGACGGCTACCACAAAGTCCGCCCTGGCGATACCCTGACCCAAATCGCCAAACGCTACGGACAAAATGTCAACACACTGGTTGCCTGGAATAACCTTCCCAACGCCTCACAAATCGAGGTCGGCCAAGTATTACGCGTTCGCCGTCATGTTGCCTCACGCAGCACTGCAACACAGCAACGTCAAACCACTGCCGTTACCCCGATCAACCGATTGAACCTGCAATGGCCGACCGATAACGCTTCATCCTCCATTATCCAACGCTACAACGGCACCACCAGCAAAGGCATAGATATTGCAGGCACACAAGGCCAACAAATCCGCTCCGCCGCAGCCGGTACCGTCATCTACGTTGGCGAAGAAGTCCGCGGCTATGGCAAGCTGATTTTGATCAGCCACAATGACTACACCATTACCGCCTACGCTCACAACGACACGCTTTTGGTACAAAAAGATCAAAAAGTCCAAGCAGGCCAAGTTATCGCCACCATGGGCAACAGCGATTCAGACAGCGTCAAACTGCATTTTGAAGTACGTCTAAACGGCAAAGCAGTCGATCCCCTGCCTTACTTGACCAGAACAAATTAA
- the ppsR gene encoding posphoenolpyruvate synthetase regulatory kinase/phosphorylase PpsR, with protein MTAPRQVFYISDRTGLTAENIGEALLNQFGNVEFKRHVYPFIDTSEKALAVVDEVNKTAEQFGDRPIAFVSVVNDEIREIIKKSNAFHIDFFETFLGLLEKELNVEATIAERGHHSIGNTKRYDARMEAVNFSLSHDDGVSDKNLQEADVILMGVSRSGKTPTCLYLALQYGIRAANYPLIPDDLESTDLPRMVKPYKDKLFGLTIQPERLQAIRQERRPNSTYAKIDTCRSEIADAQNMFKRHGVPFTNTTDKSVEELAVHILQACKLKRRF; from the coding sequence ATGACTGCTCCACGCCAAGTCTTCTATATTTCCGACCGCACCGGTCTGACCGCCGAAAATATCGGTGAAGCCCTGTTGAACCAATTCGGCAATGTCGAGTTCAAGCGCCATGTTTATCCATTTATCGATACGTCTGAAAAAGCGTTGGCCGTAGTGGATGAAGTCAATAAGACAGCCGAACAGTTTGGCGATCGTCCGATTGCTTTTGTCAGCGTGGTAAATGATGAAATCCGTGAAATCATCAAAAAATCCAATGCATTCCATATTGATTTCTTTGAAACGTTCTTGGGTTTGCTGGAAAAAGAATTGAATGTTGAAGCAACGATTGCTGAGCGAGGCCATCATAGTATCGGCAATACCAAGCGTTATGATGCGCGTATGGAAGCAGTGAACTTCTCGCTCAGTCATGATGACGGCGTCAGCGATAAAAACCTGCAGGAAGCGGATGTGATTTTGATGGGCGTGTCCCGTTCGGGTAAAACGCCGACCTGTCTTTATTTGGCTCTGCAATACGGTATTCGCGCCGCAAACTATCCATTGATTCCCGATGACTTGGAATCAACCGATTTGCCGCGTATGGTCAAACCTTATAAAGATAAGCTGTTCGGCTTGACCATTCAGCCTGAGCGTCTGCAGGCTATCCGTCAGGAGCGTCGTCCTAATTCGACCTATGCCAAAATCGATACTTGCCGCAGCGAGATTGCCGATGCGCAAAATATGTTCAAGCGCCACGGAGTGCCGTTTACCAATACAACGGATAAATCTGTGGAAGAACTCGCCGTTCATATCTTGCAGGCTTGCAAGCTGAAACGCCGTTTCTAA
- a CDS encoding chaperone modulator CbpM: MIQSSDITLTFEEIVAASRCRRDWLLELIAEDIISIDGAPEKSTFSGFHLARIRRAQRLSRDFEAGIPALGLIMRLLDEVEELRKIQRPLVLLEEE, translated from the coding sequence ATGATTCAGTCCTCCGATATTACCCTTACTTTTGAAGAAATCGTTGCCGCCAGCCGCTGCCGTCGCGATTGGCTGTTGGAACTTATAGCAGAAGACATCATCAGCATCGATGGCGCGCCCGAAAAAAGCACCTTCAGTGGTTTTCATCTTGCCCGCATCCGTCGCGCACAACGCTTAAGCCGTGATTTTGAGGCCGGCATTCCCGCATTGGGGCTGATTATGCGGCTGTTAGACGAGGTGGAAGAACTCAGAAAAATACAGCGTCCGCTGGTACTACTCGAAGAAGAGTAA
- a CDS encoding YbdD/YjiX family protein: MKHKLASWWKTIKLTANLMAGVPDYENYVARQRRHNPNAPVMTELQFQDYCRKRRCGGNGGRCC; encoded by the coding sequence ATGAAGCATAAGCTTGCATCTTGGTGGAAAACCATCAAGCTGACAGCAAACTTGATGGCCGGTGTTCCAGATTATGAAAACTACGTTGCCCGCCAGCGCAGACATAATCCCAACGCGCCGGTCATGACTGAGCTGCAATTTCAAGACTACTGCCGCAAACGCCGTTGCGGCGGCAACGGCGGACGCTGTTGTTAA
- a CDS encoding basic amino acid ABC transporter substrate-binding protein, whose protein sequence is MNMKKWLATALACSALALTACGGQSNNASAPADKVYRVGSNAEFAPFESLDSAGKVEGFDVDLMNAMAKAGNFKVEFKHQPWESLFPSLNNGDVDIVMSGVTITDDRKQSMLFSDPYFEITQVVLVPKGKKVASSEDLKNMAKVGVVTGYTGDFSVSKLLGNDNPKIARFESVPLIIKELENGGLDSVVSDSAVIANYVKNNPTKGLDFISLPDFTIENYGIAARKGDEATIKMLNDALKKVRESGEYDKIYAKYFAKEGEKTEAAK, encoded by the coding sequence ATGAACATGAAAAAATGGCTGGCCACTGCCCTCGCTTGTTCCGCCCTTGCCCTGACTGCCTGCGGCGGTCAAAGCAATAATGCCTCTGCTCCTGCCGATAAAGTGTACCGTGTCGGCTCCAATGCCGAGTTTGCCCCATTTGAATCTTTGGATTCTGCAGGCAAAGTGGAAGGTTTTGACGTTGACTTGATGAACGCCATGGCTAAAGCCGGCAACTTCAAAGTCGAATTCAAACACCAGCCATGGGAAAGCCTCTTCCCTTCTCTGAACAACGGCGACGTGGACATCGTTATGTCCGGCGTAACCATCACTGACGATCGCAAACAAAGCATGCTCTTCAGCGATCCATACTTTGAAATCACCCAAGTTGTCCTCGTTCCAAAAGGCAAAAAAGTGGCCTCTTCCGAAGACCTGAAAAACATGGCCAAAGTCGGCGTGGTAACCGGCTACACCGGCGACTTCTCCGTTTCCAAACTCTTGGGCAACGACAATCCGAAAATCGCCCGCTTTGAAAGCGTTCCTCTGATTATTAAAGAATTGGAAAACGGCGGTCTGGATTCCGTAGTCAGCGACAGCGCAGTCATTGCCAACTATGTGAAAAACAACCCGACTAAAGGCTTGGATTTCATCTCCCTGCCTGACTTCACCATCGAAAACTACGGTATCGCTGCACGCAAAGGCGACGAAGCAACCATCAAAATGTTGAACGATGCGCTGAAAAAAGTACGCGAAAGTGGCGAATACGACAAAATTTACGCCAAATACTTTGCTAAAGAAGGCGAAAAAACCGAAGCAGCCAAATAA
- the dcd gene encoding dCTP deaminase translates to MSIKSDKWIRRMAEEHGMIEPFEPNQIKEANGQRIISYGTSSYGYDIRCANEFKIFTNINSTIVDPKNFDPKNFVTVEDDCCIIPPNSFALARTVEYFRIPRNVLTVCLGKSTYARCGIIVNVTPFEPEWEGYVTLEFSNTTPLPAKIYAGEGVAQVLFFESDEVCETSYKDRNGKYMGQTGVTLPKT, encoded by the coding sequence ATGAGCATTAAATCCGACAAATGGATACGCCGCATGGCCGAAGAACACGGCATGATTGAGCCGTTCGAGCCCAACCAAATCAAAGAGGCCAACGGCCAACGCATCATTTCCTATGGCACATCCAGCTACGGCTACGACATCCGTTGTGCCAACGAATTTAAAATCTTCACCAATATCAACAGCACCATCGTCGACCCAAAAAATTTCGACCCAAAAAACTTCGTTACAGTCGAAGATGACTGCTGCATCATTCCGCCCAACTCCTTTGCACTGGCGCGCACAGTCGAATATTTCCGCATTCCGCGCAACGTCCTGACCGTCTGCCTGGGCAAGTCCACTTACGCTCGCTGCGGCATTATCGTCAACGTTACCCCGTTCGAGCCTGAGTGGGAAGGCTACGTTACGCTTGAGTTTTCCAACACCACCCCCCTGCCTGCCAAAATTTATGCAGGCGAAGGCGTGGCTCAAGTCTTGTTCTTTGAAAGCGATGAAGTCTGCGAAACTTCATACAAAGACCGCAACGGCAAATACATGGGTCAAACCGGTGTTACCCTGCCTAAAACCTAA
- a CDS encoding ADP-ribosylglycohydrolase family protein: MLGAVIGDIAGSRFEFDNYRHTDFDIFSPDSNFTDDTICTVAIADWVLQGCNDNLASILQGWCRAYPSPKGAYGGRFSQWIEWEDPEPYNSWGNGSAMRVSAVGWAFATLEETLHFAKQSAIVTHNHPEGIKGAQAVAAAIFWARTGMGKAQIKENITRQFGYDLSQSCDQIRPHYHFNESCQETVPQAITAFLESDDFEHAIRLAVSLGGDSDTLAAITGSIAEAYYGIPTAMREHALAILPCRIAETLLTFESQYQAV, encoded by the coding sequence ATGTTGGGCGCAGTCATTGGCGATATTGCCGGATCAAGATTTGAGTTTGACAACTATCGTCACACCGATTTTGACATTTTCAGCCCCGACAGCAACTTTACCGATGACACGATTTGCACTGTTGCCATTGCCGATTGGGTTTTACAAGGTTGTAACGATAATTTGGCCTCTATTTTGCAAGGCTGGTGTAGGGCATATCCCAGTCCTAAAGGCGCATATGGCGGCCGCTTCTCACAATGGATAGAATGGGAAGATCCAGAACCTTATAATAGCTGGGGCAACGGCTCGGCCATGCGTGTTTCGGCCGTTGGTTGGGCATTTGCCACATTGGAAGAAACCCTGCATTTTGCCAAACAATCCGCCATCGTGACGCACAACCACCCGGAAGGCATTAAAGGCGCACAAGCCGTAGCCGCCGCCATCTTTTGGGCGCGTACCGGCATGGGCAAAGCGCAAATCAAAGAAAACATTACACGACAATTCGGCTATGACTTAAGCCAAAGTTGCGACCAAATCCGCCCGCATTATCATTTCAACGAAAGCTGTCAGGAAACCGTACCTCAAGCGATTACCGCCTTTCTTGAAAGCGATGATTTTGAACACGCCATCCGACTGGCAGTTTCCCTGGGCGGTGACAGCGATACCTTGGCAGCCATTACCGGCAGTATTGCCGAAGCCTACTACGGCATCCCTACGGCCATGCGCGAACACGCTTTAGCCATATTGCCATGCCGTATTGCTGAAACCCTGCTGACTTTTGAATCCCAATATCAGGCCGTCTGA